Part of the Halomarina pelagica genome, ATACGAGTTCGACGAGGAGTTCGAGAAGAACCGACACTTCTTCCCGCTCGTCGTGAAACACGGCTTCGAGACGCTCGACGCGGCGGATCCGCAGACGGTCGACTCGCTCCTGGACGAACTGTGACCGGGCGACGGAGCGACGGGGCGAGATCCTGGCGGCCGGCACACCGCGTTTCCGGTGGAAATCGGATCGCGTCCTCAATCGCGGCATCGGCGTCCTCAGTCGCGGCATCGACCGCACCGACCGTTCTGATCGCGCTCGATCGTACGGATCAGTCGGCGGGCTCGTCGAGGACGCTCGTCGACGAGTCCGCCGATGAGGAGAGGGCATCGTCACCTACTGTACGACCGATCACCCCGTGTGCGGGGACACCGTGTTTCCGGTGAATTGAGACGAGTTGCTGAACAGGGGTGGGTCGACCGATGGACGGACAGACCCGACGGATGGGGGACGGAGCACAGATCGACGGACAGACGGACGGACGGACGGACCGACAGGTGGCGACACCGCGTTTCCGGTGAAACAGGACGGAGGGACGATACCGGGAACGACGAGGCGAGACACACCACGTTTCCGGTGAAATGACCGAGCACGTTGAAACGACGAGCGGCGGACACGAAGAGCCGGGAGGCTCGCGCGGACTCGGTGGTCGAGACGAACACCCGCAGGAGAAGGAGAAGGAGAAGGAGAAGGAGAAGGAGCGAGGGCGAAAGGAGGAGGAGGAGGAGGAAAAAGAGGGGGAGGAAAAAGAGGAGGGGAAAACGGACAGGGACACACCGCGTTTCCGGTGAAACAGTCGGCGGAACGAGTGGATGAACTGGGTTGCACCCGAAGCACTGGAAACGGACCTTTGTGGATGCCAGATCGCTCGAGACACACACACCGCGTTTCCGGTGAAACGGGGTGAGAGAGGGGGGTAGCGGGGAAGGATCCGGCGTATATTGCCGAAGGTGGTACCGCCGATTTTTAATTCATAACTCGGTTAGGATAGCGTAACGATATATCTAGAGATGGTAAAACTCTACATACGACGTACACGTCTAGTACTCCACTCTAATTAGAATTATTTATATGGTATAGCTGAGAATAGTCCATTAACTTACTCGCTGAGATGGCAGAAAGAGCGAGATATCGCTCTTGAAAGCGTTCGTTCGAGGTGAACTGGACGTTGCTTCGACCGCGTTTGCTTTAATTGTGTTTGGTGGAGTGTGGCGTGGTGTGGCGTGGTGTGGTGTGGTCTTGGTCTAGTGGGGTCGGTCTGTTCCGATCTAGTCTGGTATTGTCACGCTTCACGTCCTCTCTCTCTCTGCCTCTCCCTCTCCCTCTCCCTCTCCCTCTCCCTCTCCCTCTCCCTCTCCCTCTCCCTCTTTCTCCCCTGCGTTCGGTCGGATGCGTCCTCCGACCGCGTCGAGATCGAGTCTCGCTCCCGAACCCAACCCCCGCTTCAACTCCACCCCACCCCCCTTCGCACCCCGTTTCACCGGAAACGCGGTGTGTGTGTCTCGACTGTTGATCTACGTAACTTACTCATCTAAATCTGGCTGTTTGCCGCCAATCTACTCCCTTCCCAACGAATATCTAATATTATTACTTTCACCGGGCTGTATGGGAAACAGTCAAGCGGTTTCACCGGAAACGTGGTGTCCAACGAATGACCGACGCGGACGACCTCTTCATTCGCGAGGATCCTATCTTCGTGAACAAGGAACTTCTCGAGATCAACCACCTGCCCGACGAGGGTCGCATCGTCGGTCGGGACGAGGAAATCGGCCAGCTCGCGAACGCGGTGAACCCCGCCATCTTCGGCCAGAGTCCGAGTAACGTGCTCATCTACGGCAAGACGGGGACCGGCAAGTCCCTCTGCGCGAAGTACGTCTCCGGTCGCCTCATCCAGACCGCCGAGGAGGAGGGGATCACGACGGCGTACGCCTACGTCGACTGCGCGCAGGACTCGACGGAGACCCAGGCGGTCCAGACCATCGCGAGCGCGCTGAACGATCCCGATTTGACAGACATCAACATCCCGGACAAGGGGATCAGTACGGCGACCTACTACAAGCGCCTCTGGAAGATCCTCGACATGCGCTACGACGTCGTGCTCGTCATCCTCGACGAGATCGACAAGCTCGACAGCGACGACATCCTGATGCAACTCTCGCGTGCGGGCGAGGCGGGGAAACTCACCGAGTGCAAGGTAGGCGTCATCGGCATCAGTAACAAGATCAAGTACAAGGACCGGATGGACGAGCGCGTCAAGTCGAGCCTCTGCGAACGCGAGTTCGTCTTCCCCCCGTACGACGCCCAGCAGCTGGGCGACATCATGCAGGCGCGCAGCGACGCCTTCCGCGAGGGCGTGCTCGACGACTCCGTCATACCGCGGGCGGCCGCCCTCGCCGCCCGGGAACACGGGGACGCCCGCAAGGCGATCGACATCCTGCGTTACGCCGGCGAGATCGCCCAGTCTATCGGCGCGAACACCGTCCGGGAGGAGTTCGTCGTCCAGGCCCGCCAGCGCGCGGAGACCGATCGGTTTCGCGAACTGATACGCGGATCGACGCCGCACTCGCGGTACGTCCTCCAGGCGCTCACGGTGCTCTCGCTGAACGAGCAGGAGGACGAAGCCTTTCGCACGACCCGCATCTACGAACTCTACCAGCAGGTGTGTCGGCAGGAGGGTTCCGAGTCCCTCTCGCTCCGCCGCGTGCGCGACCTCCTGAAAGAACACGCGTTCCTGGACGTTATCGAACAGTCGCGGTACAGCGGCGGGAGCGCCGAGGGGAGCTACACCGAGCACCGCCTGCTCGAGGACCCGGAGGTCGTGCGGAGCGTCCTCGCCGACACGATCGACTGAGTCGCACTCGAGCGTGTGCGTCGCGTCCCTCCACTCCCCGTCCCCGGTCCCTCAACCCCCCGTCCCGGTTTCACCGGAAGCGCGGTGTGCCCGAACCCCTCGATGACGCACCTCCCGACGGTGACTCCCGTGGTGGGGATGACCCTGACGGCTAGCCAGCCGGGTCGGCGGGACCGTTCCGGCGTTCCGGCGTTCCTGCCGACTCCTCGGCCCCCGTCGCCGGTCGACTCCGGGGAACCGATTCACCGGAAACGCGGTGTCCGGTCCCCCGGCCGACCGCCGCCCCATCCCCGGTCGACCGCCGCCCATCCCCGGCCGACGATCGTCGACCGCCGCGGTACCTCCTTTAGCCCGGCATGTGTTACTAGGTGCCATACTGGTCGAAGTTTTTGACTTATAGATGTCCGAGTCAAAACATTTGGCCGTGTAGTCTTTTAACCCCGACCTCCATTAGGCGGACGATATGGCGCAGCACGTAGCCGAGACCACTCGTCGACTCATCGACGCCGGAGGGACGATGGGGGGGTCTACCGACCCTGCCTCCGGATTCGCGTCGATGGACGACCCGTCAGGCGTCCCCGCAGGCGGGTGTCGACAGCGGGCTCCGGCACACTTACTGGCACGCGACGGCGTCGCGTGCGACCGTCCCCGTCGAACGAGCGAGGGGGACGCCGCGGTACGCGACGCCGGGCGGATGGCACGTACACTCAGCCGCGTTCACTCCCCGAAGCTCGACGGCGTGGGATCCGTCGAGCCCGACGCGGGGAGGGCCGGGACCGGACACAGCGGCGGAGGACACCGCGCCGGTCGCCCCCCAGCGTGGATCGAGCGATGAACCGGCGATACCTCGTGGGTGCGGGAGGCGGTAGTGCCCACTCGACGTCGGCGCAGATCGCGTCGTCGACACGGAGCGTGACGTCGGCGCGGACTGTGAGATCGACGCGGTGGATCGACGCCCCGTCGTCGATCGACGCTCTTCCGACGGTACGAGCGCCTTCGATGGCGCGCCTCCCTACGGTACGAGGTACCGATCGGGGTGTGGGCGGACGGCGACCGCGCACGTCGAGCGGCGAATCGGACCCGATTCTTCGGGCGGCAGGTTCATTAGCACTGCGAGTTTCAAACGCGATGAAGGTCAAGGTGACCTAGACATGGATGCAACGGCAGTCACGACTGGTGACGATATGGCGGTGGTCGAGAACAGCGCGGAGAGCGAAGTCGGTCCCCTACCGAAGGACGACCTCTTCCATCTCCTGCAGAACCAGCGGCGTCGGCGGGTCCTCCGCTACCTCCGAAACGAGGAGGAGAAGGTCGACATGCGGGACATCGCGGAACACATCGCGGCGCTCGAGAACGACGTCGAGGTGTCTGCGCTCTCCTCGGCGCAGCGCAAGCGCGTCTACGTCGGGCTCTATCAGTGCCACCTCCCGAAACTCGACGAGGTCGGCGTCATCAAGTACGATCAGAGTCGGGGGTTCGTCGAACGTACCGGACTCACCGAACAGCTCTTTCCCTATCTCGAAGTCGACGGAGGAGAGGAGGCCGCCGGCGAGGACATCACCGCGCTCGTCCTCCGCTACCACGGGGTCGCGACGGTCCTCGGCGTGGTGCTGACGCTCGCGGCGTGGGCGAGCGTCATCCCGGTCGCCGGTCTCTGGCTGGCGACGTTCGTGACGGCGCTCTTCGCTACGGCGACGCTCGCGGTCGTCTACCGCTAGCGCGTCACCTTCTCTCGACCGTACGCCCGTCTGGTCGGTAGCGGGGCCACTGCCGGCCAAACTACCGACGGAGGGATCACCGACGGAGGGATCACCGACGGAGGGACCACCGACGGACGAGGTCGCGCGCCGGACCGTCCGGCGCGCCGAACGGGATCGACGTATCGCAGATCCGGTTCGCCCGTCGTGAGGCCGAAGTCTCGGCCGGGCGAGCCGGCGGTAGGGTCCGTCGCTCCGTCTATCCTCGAGAAATGCACGAATTCCTCGACGGTGGGTGCGTGTGAAAATCCCCCGCCGGGGGATAAGAGCCACATAACGGCGATTATGAGGGGGATAGCAAAGCACACTCCTTCGTATTGACCAATCGGTGTCGAGCAATGGACTGGGTCAATAGTGCACATTCGGCCGACTCACAGCGCCGGTGTAGTGCGTGCGGAGCGTTCGTCACACAGCAGTTCGTTCGGGTCTTCGGCGACAACCACGACGAAGTCCACGGCTGCTTGAGCTGCCTCACCGCGAGGGACCTCCGCGACGGCAAGCACATTCAGGACCCACGATCGGCACCGTAGCGGGCTCTCCCGCGTTCGCGGGAGACCTCACGCGTGTACCTGTCACCCCTTGTGTCCGGTGGCCGGCCGTCACACCCCGGCCGCCGGACGATACCCTCGATCGACGCGGAGCGCCGTCTCGGTTCGCGCCCGTCGGGGGGTTCTCCGGCCGCCTCCCCTGATCTCACGGTCGCGACCGAGAGTTAACCGCGTCTATCCCCTGTGACCGATATGGATCGCGTAGACGACCACTCCGACGATCCCGGCGACGTCGACGAACTCGTACGGACGGTGGTTCGGACGGTCGCCTCGGACACGACCGAGCCACGACCGGGCGTGATGGAGCCGCGCGACGTGCGCTCGGTCCTGTGCGACGACGGCGATCAGGACGTCGATGCGGTGAACCGAGCGATCGAACGCACGATCGACCGCGGCCTCCTGGTGACGGCGACGGGGGGCGGCCTCGCCCCGGCGGACGCCGCCGAACGCCCCTGAAGCCCGGGCCCCCTCTCCTCTCGATCTGGCTCCCTTCGCTGCGTCGCGCGCGCACGCGAGAAGCACAAACATTCGTCCGACGGACCGAAGGATTTCGCACGCGACCGTCAATCATGTCTCCGTGAAATAATTTTGTGCCGACGGTAGGCACTGCTAACGCGCCTGTAATCCCGACGTTATCCACCCTCCGAGTGTTTAGAAGGCTGATAACTAAGGTCACGTGACTACCATTTAGACCTGCGCCCCCTCCCATCGGGGGGTGTCGAGCCGCATGGGCCGAGTCGGGGGTCCCACGTGCCATCGTCACTGCCAGCCATATCCCACCCCCGTCCGCTCCCACGCGCGTTCCTTTATAAAAAAACCGGACGCTACTTTCTTCTACTTCGAAGAGCGTTCGAAACGAACGAGCAGAGCGAGGGAGAGCCACGATCGACGTACGGTCGGCAGTACGCGCCGTCGAGATCCGTTTCGGTACGCAATAATACCTGGATACCCTGAACTGTGACCCATGGAGGGATTTGCGTGAGTGTACTCGGTGCCCTCGTCCGTCGGTTCGGAGATACCCCCGTGCGAATCTACGAGTGCCGCCGGTGCAGCACCACGCTCGATGCGGACGACGACGCCTGCCCGCACTGTGAGAGCACGTCGATCGTCTGCTACGAACTTTGAGCGCCGACCCTCCGAGACGGCGCTCTCTCGCGAAACGGCCGATCGGCGATCGAACGGGACCGTATCGGTCGATCGCCGATCGGTACACGTCGAAGAGCGCTACATCTAACAGTCACGCTTATGCCTTCCCTGTTCGACGGTGCTACAGTGATGGTTACGAGTGACGGGGGAACGCACGAGACCTCACTCAGCACCGTGATCGTCGAGGCGATCGCCTCGGAGTTGCGGACCGACCCGGTCCGGCTCGACCCGCCGTTACACGACGTCGTCGACCCGGACGCGCTCGACGCACTCTTCTCCGGGCCGATCTCCGCGTCGGGATTCGTCGCCTTCGAGTACGAGGGCTACTGGATCGAAGCCTACAGCGACGGCCGCGTCACGGTCTCTCCGACCAGCGAGTCGGCGGAGGCGACGACGGCGGTCTCGTCCGAAAACTGACTGGTTTCTCGCCGTTCCGTCCGTTTCACTGCCGTCTCCCCCATTCTCCATACGTGAGAGCGACGAAATCTGGTCGAGCAGTGTATTAATCGATTTGTAACTATACATCCGTCAGGCGATCCTCGATACACCCTTCGGGGCTGACCATGAGCAAGAACGTCGATACGCCGCGGACGTACGAACCCGAGCAGACCCAAGGCTCGCTGTTCGCGTGGCCGCAGTTCGATATCGAGTACACCGTCGAACCGTACGAGGACACCCCCGACCTCTACACGTTTTACCCGTGCGGAGCGACGGACGAGGAGATCATCACGAGCTGGGTGTCCGCGACCGAGAACGCCGTCGTGGACGTGACGTCCATCCGATAGCACGACGGACTTCCTTCGATACCGCGACGCGCGGTTTTCTCCGCCGGACGGCGGCGCGGCCGACGTGTCGTTCACTCGAGGTCTTCGAGTTTCATGAGGTCACCCTCCTCGGCCTGGCGGGTGACCGCGTACTGGTAGACGACGAGCGCGACGAGCGCGACGGCGAAGACGAGGGCGATGATCGTGCCCGAGACGGCGTCGAACGGGGGGAGGCTGAAGGCGGTGGCGAGGAGCGCGACGATCGCCGCGGCGCTCAACGCGACGTAATACCAGCTGAACTGCGGCGTCTCGCGCTCCTCGACGGGGAGGTAGCGGACGATCTCCTCGGCCTTCTCCGTCAGCTCGACGGTCCCCTCGTCGCGATCGTAGACGGCGATGCCGAAGTCGTCGAGTTTCGGGAGGTGCGTCTGATAGAGCGAGACGTAGACGCGGCGACGGGCGGTATCGTCGAGTTCGTCGACGGGAATGTCGTTCTCCCAGGCGGCGATCTGGCTCGCCAACTCCTCGATGGTCGCCGGTTCGTCCTGCATGTACAGGTAGTAGAGGATGTACCGGCGACGTGAGTTACTGAGGATGTTGAACGCGTCGTCGAGCGCCAACTCTGACGATTCCTTAGACATTAACTGGTCCTGTTGCATTTATATTGGGTCGAACATCGAGATGCCAGCGGCTCTGCGGAGGGTTCACGCCCGAATCACCGCAAACTCCGAGCACCCGTGACGATACCAACATCAACATGAACATTACTCCATCACACGCTATCTTTGTTACCGTGTGGCTATCACGTCTCAACAGTGCTGATGAATGGTAGCCGGCGTCCCCGCGCTTCCGGCAGAGCGCCCCGATACGTGTCAAACGCGCGTGCGCTTTACGGTGTTCTCGCCCCGAATCGTCCCCGAACCTCAGATTACTGACCGGTTACACGGCAACTAACAAAATCGATTATCCGATGAGTTCACGTGTCATGCAGATATTCGACCTGACGGGGTTCCAACGCGATCTCCTGTACGTCATCGCAGGACTGGATCGCGCGTCGGGGCAATCGGTGAAAGAGGAGCTTGAAGCACATACCGGTCGAGAAATCACGCATGGCCGGCTCTATCCGAACCTCGACGTCCTCGTGAATCGCGGTCTCGTCGAGAAGGGACAGATCGACCGCCGAACGAACTACTACGTCGTCGCCGACGAGGGAATCGAGGCGCTCCGGCAGCGTCGGGAGTGGGAAGACCAGTACGTCCCGTTCTGATCGACGGATTCTGCCCTGTTAGGGGCTTCCACGGTAATAGCCGTATAACAATGCCCGCACGTCGCTTCCCCCGACCCAGTAGCATGCAGACTACCGTCGCGTCGAGCCGCGCCCTCCGTTCTGACCAGGAGGGCCGGTCATGAGCAGTCCTCGCGGGCGTTCGGCGGGACCCGTTCCGCTCGATCTCGTGGTGGCGCTCGTCTACC contains:
- a CDS encoding Cdc6/Cdc18 family protein produces the protein MTDADDLFIREDPIFVNKELLEINHLPDEGRIVGRDEEIGQLANAVNPAIFGQSPSNVLIYGKTGTGKSLCAKYVSGRLIQTAEEEGITTAYAYVDCAQDSTETQAVQTIASALNDPDLTDINIPDKGISTATYYKRLWKILDMRYDVVLVILDEIDKLDSDDILMQLSRAGEAGKLTECKVGVIGISNKIKYKDRMDERVKSSLCEREFVFPPYDAQQLGDIMQARSDAFREGVLDDSVIPRAAALAAREHGDARKAIDILRYAGEIAQSIGANTVREEFVVQARQRAETDRFRELIRGSTPHSRYVLQALTVLSLNEQEDEAFRTTRIYELYQQVCRQEGSESLSLRRVRDLLKEHAFLDVIEQSRYSGGSAEGSYTEHRLLEDPEVVRSVLADTID
- a CDS encoding DUF7344 domain-containing protein translates to MDATAVTTGDDMAVVENSAESEVGPLPKDDLFHLLQNQRRRRVLRYLRNEEEKVDMRDIAEHIAALENDVEVSALSSAQRKRVYVGLYQCHLPKLDEVGVIKYDQSRGFVERTGLTEQLFPYLEVDGGEEAAGEDITALVLRYHGVATVLGVVLTLAAWASVIPVAGLWLATFVTALFATATLAVVYR
- a CDS encoding DUF7563 family protein, encoding MDWVNSAHSADSQRRCSACGAFVTQQFVRVFGDNHDEVHGCLSCLTARDLRDGKHIQDPRSAP
- a CDS encoding HalOD1 output domain-containing protein; its protein translation is MVTSDGGTHETSLSTVIVEAIASELRTDPVRLDPPLHDVVDPDALDALFSGPISASGFVAFEYEGYWIEAYSDGRVTVSPTSESAEATTAVSSEN
- a CDS encoding DUF7511 domain-containing protein, with the translated sequence MSKNVDTPRTYEPEQTQGSLFAWPQFDIEYTVEPYEDTPDLYTFYPCGATDEEIITSWVSATENAVVDVTSIR
- a CDS encoding DUF7344 domain-containing protein; translated protein: MSKESSELALDDAFNILSNSRRRYILYYLYMQDEPATIEELASQIAAWENDIPVDELDDTARRRVYVSLYQTHLPKLDDFGIAVYDRDEGTVELTEKAEEIVRYLPVEERETPQFSWYYVALSAAAIVALLATAFSLPPFDAVSGTIIALVFAVALVALVVYQYAVTRQAEEGDLMKLEDLE
- a CDS encoding PadR family transcriptional regulator; amino-acid sequence: MFDLTGFQRDLLYVIAGLDRASGQSVKEELEAHTGREITHGRLYPNLDVLVNRGLVEKGQIDRRTNYYVVADEGIEALRQRREWEDQYVPF